A stretch of Cucumis sativus cultivar 9930 chromosome 2, Cucumber_9930_V3, whole genome shotgun sequence DNA encodes these proteins:
- the LOC101208274 gene encoding mitogen-activated protein kinase kinase kinase 18, producing the protein MDWTRGHVIGHGSSATVFLATDSPSRHVFAVKTAQLSHSQSLRKEQQFLSSLASPYIVSYRGFEVSREQSGVTMFNLFMEYLPNGSLADTIRRRGGQRLDEATIVIYTRQILMGLQYIHSKGIVHCDIKARNILIGLDGEAKLADFGCAKRATSQTDPICGTPLFMAPEVARGEHQGFPSDIWSIGCTIIEMASGGGSPWPKTTDDTDPISALYRIGYSGESPEIPCYLSEEAKDFLEKCLKRNPSERWTASELMNHPFLRELNCRREWKTEEVHSESPTSILEQGIWRSIEESEIRGRELVRSNGWEAAAAEEQIRRLWMISGEPRWEEDENWITIRRKEEGEKNGGADESEVKKCSNYSNNNNNNNSNWGDKKRGSGGKEWLQMELGNISCRISRNDLGDYSCRNVISLVNNNYPLSFHTLTPIFLPLMPTIL; encoded by the coding sequence ATGGACTGGACTAGAGGCCACGTCATCGGCCACGGCTCCTCCGCCACCGTCTTCCTCGCTACCGATTCTCCCTCTCGCCATGTCTTCGCCGTCAAAACTGCCCAGCTTTCCCACTCCCAATCTCTACGAAAGGAGCAAcagtttctttcttctttagcCTCTCCTTATATTGTTTCTTATAGAGGCTTTGAAGTCAGTAGAGAACAGAGTGGGGTCACGATGTTCAATCTTTTCATGGAGTATTTACCCAACGGCTCACTCGCCGACACAATTCGCCGCCGTGGAGGACAACGGCTCGACGAGGCAACCATTGTCATCTACACACGGCAGATACTAATGGGTCTACAGTACATTCATTCCAAAGGCATAGTACATTGCGACATTAAAGCCCGAAACATTTTGATTGGTCTAGACGGCGAGGCTAAATTGGCTGATTTCGGTTGCGCCAAGCGGGCAACAAGCCAAACGGATCCAATCTGCGGCACGCCGTTGTTCATGGCGCCGGAAGTAGCTCGTGGTGAACACCAAGGTTTCCCCTCCGACATTTGGTCAATTGGGTGTACAATTATCGAAATGGCCAGCGGTGGCGGCTCGCCTTGGCCAAAAACAACCGACGACACCGACCCGATTTCTGCTCTGTATAGAATTGGGTATTCCGGGGAGTCGCCGGAAATTCCATGTTATTTATCTGAAGAAGCAAAGGATTTCTTGGAGAAGTGTTTGAAAAGGAATCCAAGTGAGAGATGGACGGCGAGTGAGTTAATGAATCATCCATTTTTAAGGGAATTGAATTGTAGAAGGGAATGGAAAACGGAGGAAGTTCATTCAGAATCGCCGACGAGTATTCTAGAACAGGGGATATGGAGATCGATTGAAGAAAGTGAAATTAGAGGAAGGGAATTGGTAAGATCGAATGGTTGGGAGGCAGCGGCAGCAGAGGAGCAGATCCGACGGCTGTGGATGATTTCAGGGGAGCCCAGATGGGAAGAGGATGAGAATTGGATTAcaattagaagaaaagaagaaggggAGAAGAATGGTGGGGCAGATGAGTCAGAAGTGAAAAAATGTAGTAATTattctaacaataataataataataatagtaattggGGTGACAAAAAGAGAGGTAGTGGAGGGAAAGAGTGGTTGCAAATGGAATTAGGGAATATTAGTTGTAGAATTAGTAGGAATGATTTGGGAGACTATAGTTGTAGGAATGTTATTAGTcttgtaaataataattatcctTTATCTTTTCATACACTTACACCTATATTTCTTCCTTTAATGCCAACAATATTATGA
- the LOC101217707 gene encoding probable glucan endo-1,3-beta-glucosidase BG4 has translation MSSIVARGNNIFVGAYYGSEGNNLPPPWKVVQLCEKYNIRRIRFNEPNLDILEQFRGTDIEVSFSVPGELIINQATNQTAVEEWFDKYVVPFIGEFTINYIVVGDKVIPGLDDNILPVMRSLQDLLNSRYLGQVKITTMVGLTALGVQTPPSSGAFDPNVLENMKGILQFLWGQGSPLMLSLYPYDAYAYTGYTNISLGYATFTSQTEQNPPIRIDGNLYYKNVFDEMVDAFHAAIDKACAGDVAIAIGETGWPTEGNYGAGPSLALTYNLNFKNHITSGKGTPMKPNIYIEGFIRSLFNENEKPEGESQFYGMFHVDSTPIYPSVFN, from the coding sequence ATGTCATCCATTGTTGCGAGAGGAAACAACATTTTTGTCGGTGCATATTATGGATCTGAGGGTAACAACCTTCCACCACCATGGAAGGTGGTGCAACTCTGTGAAAAATACAACATTCGTCGCATTCGATTCAATGAACCAAATCTCGATATTCTCGAACAGTTTCGTGGCACAGATATCGAAGTCTCTTTTAGCGTACCAGGCGAGTTGATAATAAACCAGGCGACCAATCAAACGGCAGTGGAGGAGTGGTTTGACAAGTACGTCGTACCATTCATCGGCGAGTTCACCATCAACTACATCGTTGTTGGTGACAAGGTCATACCGGGACTGGATGACAACATATTGCCTGTCATGAGATCCCTTCAAGATCTCCTCAATAGTCGTTACCTCGGACAAGTGAAAATCACCACGATGGTTGGCTTAACCGCTTTGGGGGTTCAAACCCCTCCATCTAGTGGCGCTTTTGACCCAAACGTTCTTGAGAACATGAAAGGAATCCTTCAGTTCTTATGGGGACAAGGCTCGCCTTTGATGCTTAGCTTATATCCCTATGATGCATATGCTTACACGGGATACACTAATATAAGTTTGGGTTATGCAACATTCACTTCCCAAACAGAACAAAACCCCCCAATACGAATTGATGGGAACTTATATTATAAGAACGTCTTTGATGAAATGGTGGATGCCTTTCATGCCGCAATCGATAAGGCATGTGCTGGAGATGTCGCCATTGCAATTGGAGAAACCGGGTGGCCGACCGAGGGGAATTATGGTGCAGGTCCATCGCTTGCACTTACatacaatttgaattttaagaaTCATATTACCTCTGGGAAGGGGACACCAATGAagccaaatatttatattgaagGATTTATCAGAAGTTTATTCAATGAGAATGAAAAGCCAGAAGGGGAGTCACAATTTTATGGCATGTTCCATGTTGATTCTACACCTATTTATCCGTCGGtgtttaattga